AGAAAGAGGGATTCGAACTTGATGATGATTTATCTTTTATTCATGCACATATACAGAGCAGAAGAAAAAACGGTTTACAATAATACTGAAGCATCCAAATGCCAAGGGCATACAATTCCCATTAATTCAAAGTTTAGACACTCCTAATTAATCTAATTCATCCTGTTTTATTGATTAAACTGACCCAGTAATCGCTGGTGGCATGATTAATGTAGGAATCACATGGAAATATAGGCTCTTGCTGCCACACCGGAGAATCCAAACTTTGAAGGTCACCAAATGTGACACCAGATGCACAAATACTTTGCTCTGCAATCTGGCCTTTTCGATCACCGAATTCCCAAACGGGACAGAATAATCTTGATGAAGCTGAAGTTGAAGAAGTTGTCTCCATCTTTGATGATGATGCCCTTGTAGCTTCATCAACAAGAAACAGTTGTTCAGTTTCAGATAACTTGTTCTTGCTGGCTTCTTTGTCGCCGAATCCTTTTGCTTCTTCGTGTACTGATTCAATTGCCGCCTCGAAGCGTTTCTTCATGTGGGTGTTCCAGTGATTCTTAATCTCATTATCTGTTCTTCCAGGAAGTCTTGCTGCAATAGCAGACCATCTACAAAGAGAAAGGAACAGAAAATCTTTTAGGAAACTTGTCAGTTTATTATGAAGCTGCAGAAGTTGATTATAACATTGATTTCTAGTCCTTTTTAAACTATGAATTTATGCTTAAGGCCCGTTTGGTAACCATTATGTTTTCCTTCATGTTGGTTAGATTTAAGTCCTTACCGGTTTCCTATTGCTTGATGCAACTCGAGTATGGTTTCCTCTTCGTCTTTGCTGAAGTTCCCACGCTTAATATCCGGCCTTAAGTAATTCACCCAACGAAGTCTACAACTCTTCCCGGACCTAGCCAGACCTAAAGCAAATGCAGAAGAAGAAAGGTCATTCGTTAAAACGCTTGTGATTGTCTGAAAGCGCTTTGTACCCTTCCAAAAGCAATCCCAAACGAGCTGAGTACCCAAATGATCAATGAAATTTTTGCTCAAGTACGCGTAATATAgactagaaagaaaaagaaacttcAAATTTGCTTCCTACCAGCTGGTTTAGGCATCTGACTCCAATTCCAAATTCCGTATCTCTGAATGTAAGCTACCAACTTTTGATCCTCCTCAGGACTCCATGGACCTTTCTTCACAGCTACCGTCTTCTCACACCCCCGAGTCCTTTTCGCCATCTTCTATCTCCGATTCAGTGACTTCTATGTATACCGTTACAATGATCTACGTACCCGACGTGCTTATGATGTAGCACCGGGCTGACTGTTAGCTATCCTCTGACGAGAATAGAGTATGGTATAGATCGAGGGAAAGCGGTATGCATAGAAGTATTTATGTAATCAATGTATCCAAATCAAATCTCATGTAAAACGTGTCCCAGAGTCTACATTTCCCAATAATTCGGAGGCTTGTCAAAGTCCAACCAGTCATATTAAAAGAAATATTATGActtaaatatttgttttaatGGCTTTCAGTCACTGCTGAGAGGAATAGGATGGCAtccaaagaaggccgactgacgctccggttcgaagatgtgactacgggacagaggttcagggccgaaggggtagaggaagacctaggaaaactttggaagagactctaagaaaagacttagagtacttggatctaacggaggacatgatacaaaaccgagcgcaatggaattctaggattcatatagccgaccccacttagtgggaaaaggctttgttgttgttgttgttatattATAAATCAACACTCTTGGCTCATTTTTTGTAAGTTTCGTATTTACTTTGAAATTACAACTTGATAAAAAAGGGCAAAGAGTCAGGGAGAATATCTATTGCACGTAACTTTGTTTTAGCTTTGTAAAGAGACTATTTCCACGACTTGAATCCGCAACCTTCCGGCCATAAAGGAGCAACATTTTCGATGCGCCGAGGTTCGTCCAAATTTCAATTTGATACGTATGCAAAAATAACTTCTTAAGAATGCCCTATTTTGTTTTATAATATGATATTCTCAATCGTTGTAGCATTCGATGAAGTAAATTTGAACTTGAATGTAACTGAGTAGACACATTTAATTATCTTGGGTAATTGACGTACCCATGTTTCTCTGTAGAATACAATGAACTTTTGCAATTTTTTGAAGACCATGTAATATTTCTTGAGTTTTAGATGGAATAGTAGTCAAAATTGTTGAGCTTTTAACTTGTTCAGGCATCTTTACATATACATTTTGCACAAGATGACAACATAGTCCAtcaagtttgaagtttgaagtCCATATATTAGTCTAAAGTCCGAGGGTTTACATCAAATTAGGATTTAAttgaaggaaaactaataaaaagagtttgaaatctttaagttttaacgataaggacaaaataaaaggtaaagtgaatagtaccaggattgactttttagtgtaaaaatgtgatttttcgttaaaattcctttAATTAATTCAGCAACAATACAATTTTAATCATCTGAGTAAGACTTTATTTGAATTCAATTCATAATTTCAATGGAGTAAAATTGGGAGAATTTAGTATATAAAATTGGTTGTGTATCACAAAGCCTTGAggatggttttttttgtttgtttttgttttttgttttcctctTCTTTCAATGTCTCTTtaattgtattatgacattCGGTGTTCTGCTCCATGTTTCGAGCATACTGAAAAACCTCTTGTAATTATGCAGTATAGAAGACTAGTATCCACTTTGAAAAGTCAGCCAAATGCAAGAGGTTTATAGCTCCATTGATCGAGAACATCCATCCATGCACTTGAAATTTCGAGTTCAATTTCCTCTTCCTCAATATAGCTTGTATTGGGAAAAATAAAGACAGTCCGGTTTCTTTAGTTCTTTGTGCTCTTCAGGACATTTCTATTTGGTCTGCGCACGTGTCCGTTCAAACCAGAAGCACTTCTGTGGCTCAGcttttggagagatttttctgtGTAATCGGCACACGAGGTAGTATACCatatgtcactatacaaatgaagaaatatatgtgttaaaaagttaataacttaaaaaataaaattttccaccatttacataaaaacacgtaccACCCATGTTCCcgtcataataaaaaatttctccagcTGACACTTTACTTCCAGGAATGAAAGTTGGATTGAATTGGAAAATAGGTTGGAATGGATCTTAACATCTTGGAAATCAGAAGATTACCCTTCAAATGGGTAACAGCAGATGTAGCCGTGATAATATTAACATGTTTGCGTGTGAATGCCTACCGGGATATGAACCAAAATTGTAGGCAGTTGTATAACGGGGGAAGAAAGTGTGTCCTCGAACACTTGCCGAACAAGAGCTTGGACTCATTTCTTTTTGATATGTCTATAAGTATGAAGCATATATTTGATGTTTTATGTTAAAATATACTCCATATGATTACACAAAAACCAAACCTGTCGATGCTGATCACAGAAAAAGGTCCTTGTTGGATTGGAAAAAACGCTTTGGAATCATCAACGGGGTTGCTTGTGGAATTTTGTATCTTCATTAGGACTCAAGACTTAAAATTATTCATAGGGATCAGGGATCTAAAACCAGCAATGTTATTCTAGATGCTGAGATGAACCAAAAAATTTCAGATTTCTTTATGGAGAATTTTCAATGGGGATCAACTGCAGCATAATAAGACCAACAGAGATGTTGGAACATAGTAAGAAACATACTAGCACTCGCACATTGATGAAATAAATCACCATATATTCACTTTTCACATCCCTATACTATTTTTGagctttaaaattttcttttgttcataTGCAGTGGATATGTCACAGAGTACGCAATGTTTGGGAGATTTTCAACGAAATCAGATGTCTTTAGTTTGGGGATCATATTATTTGAGATTGTAAGTGGCAAGAAAAACAACGGTGTTTATCAGGATGATCATTCCATAAACTTGATAGGACATGTAAGTAACACAAGTTCTGCTAAAAATCCACTCTTTCTACTTATCCATCCCCTCTTTAAAATGATACTGTTAAACTGccactacaagaaaaatgggCTTTAGGTACAAAATTAAGGACACAAATGAGGAGTTTGTGTGTCTTCGAACAAGAATAAAGTGGAAAAATGCACATTCAATAAAGGGCACCATATATTGTGCCCAATGCAAAAGAAAATGGACACAAACACATTGGGCACATGAACAGGCACGAAAGACTTTTTGTGCTATAAATAGGATTTATAAGCACAATTGCATGTGTCCATATTTATAATAATGaaacttttattaattaaatatattatgTGTGACACAAAATGACTTTGTGCCTTTACAAGGGCTACCACTAACATGTATGTTTCTCAAAGGTTAACATTGTTACAAACCTCTCTTCTATCTCCAAACTTACCTCTGCAATTTTTTCTAGAATTAATGAGGCCCAAAATATTTTCTCCAATCAATTGTTCAATGACAAGCCAACAAACCCGAAGTCAAATGTTGGTTCAATTGAAAAGCACCATGAATCACTCACCCTAAGTTTCAAAAGTGATTTTAACTGAGGACACCATGAATCTCCCACTCCAAATTTCAGAAGTGATTTTAAGTGAGGACAGTCTGCCAAGAGCTACACACCCAAGTGTAACAAATCATGGGTTGCACAACTCTAACCTCATGCTAACGTATGTAGTTTTGTGTCCTATGATTacatatatttaaataaaagttttttttttggcccaAATGTTTAGTATTAAATTTTTTGCCCTAACATTTGGTATATATTTAAATCAAATGtacattttgaattatttgcaCTATATACTTTTTAGATTTCAAATGGCATGTATAAAAAATAGGAAACttaaacgaaaaattatatttttacactaaaaagtcaatcttgatactattcactttaccttttattttatccttatgtttaaaactcaaagttttcaaacaattttttttagtttttttttttaaaagtattGTGGCTTTTGTgcaaaataacaataaaaaataaaataaaaaacttgaaGATGAAAAAAAGGTTATtagtcttctctctctccccttcatcctctcctccttcctcttcacTCTCCTTCCCGTATcctttctctcctccttctctttAAGGCAACAGCGCCGCCTTCCACTTGTCACCAAAGACCGTCAAATTATACCTCCATAATCCTCTTTCCAATCCTCAAGTTAGTTTCTACAAATTCATAGccaaatttcttcaatttcagaTCTAAGAAACATATGATTTTGTTCGGGTTTTGTGTGTTTTGCAGGTATGAGAGCGGCGTACGGGACGGCGAAGAGAGGAGTAGCAGTGGCGTCGATGGGTGATGAGGTCCGAGCTGGTGATGAAGCCGATCGTTTCTCTCGTACGTAAGCATACTAGCACAGTGTGGGTATCAATTTTGTAGGGGTTGGAAATTGTTAATTACTTAAAGTTAGGTACTAGGTCGCATCCATGCGAAAAAAACTTCGAAGATAAAGTAAACGCCACTGACAAAAATCCACCAAGCTCATAACATGGGTAAAGCTAAATCACTTTTAATTGATGACAATAAATCTTAATCCGAAATGTTAAAATGATAAGATAATTGGTAGATCCTTCAATGGAGGATCACTTAAAAATTCAACGTTAATCAGATCTTAGCATTTGCGAATTTGTGCAAGATGACAGTTGGAAATGTAAAACCTTTGTCTCTGCCTTTTGCATCAGTCATTATTATACCAGCAGGGATTACAGCATCATTGTGCTTGTCCTTAATTTTAATGCCATATCATGTAACATACAGTTGAGAGAAAGCGACAGTTCTGGATggtattgaaattttgaatttttcgttGTGCTTGTGTTCAGCGAAATTCGTGTAGAAGGATTGGAAACATTGGATTATCTTGACAACACGCAGAACAGGAAACGTTGCACTGAACAAGGCGATGCTTTAACATTTGAGTCAGAGGTAAGCTTAAGTTGCTATTCATTCTTAATTTGTTGCATTTAGGCTTAACATAACTAACAACACAACGGATTGAATTGCTGTATCGTATGACTCATGAGATAACTAGGATTAGTGGAGAGAACTCTTGTTCTTTctttgtgcttttaaaatattattctcCGATTTGATTAATTTACAAGTTGATATTGAAGAATTATAATGTCAAATACCTGCCCTCATAGTGTtcatttgaattgtattttgtACTGTAGTGATTAGTTTTCTGTTTTCCCATTCAGTTGTATGGAATCCCTGGGATAAGAAGGCGAAGGCTTTGACTGATTTTGGACATGATGAATACAAGCATATGCTGTGTGTGGAGGCTGCTGCTATTTAACATTGAAACCTGGAGAGGAGTGGAGAGGAAGGCTGGAGCTTTCAGCTGTTCCTTCCAGTTACTGCAGTGGGCAACTCGATCCTCGAAAGGTTCTCTAGGGAATCTGAAAGGTCCATCATTCTGGCCTATATTTTGTACAGGTACTTTCCCCGAGAGTTAAAACTACTGAATATCTGATCACACATTTGCTGCTGGCCTTTGACTCCGTCACTATTGTCTAATACATCAAGTGGGCCTTCCTTGAAAAGTTAAAAGCATAAGCATTGGAATGAACTCATACTTACTGATTGGTAACAAACAGTAACGATTTTGAATGTTAGCTCGTTGGCACTTTTCCAATTTTCATAAAATTGGCTAAGCCTTACCCGAAATGTTTTtattacttttatttatttcacacACAATGAATTAATTGTATCTGCTTCTGTTTTTCTCTCTGCTGAAGTATGTTAGTAACTAAAACGAAAgggatttcatgcatcatttgtTTTTGCAATGTAATTTGGCTTATGGGTTATGGTGGTAGAGAGATGGGTAGTTCAGGTTTTAGTTCAATCAACCTCTCATATTCTCAGATCAGATTTTTGAGGATTCGGGAATACAGAGGGGTATGGTTTCATGGATATGTGAATTGAAGAAAACGCTAATGTACCGTTTGTTTTGTTAATATGATCATAACTAAGTTGGTAATAGTCTCTAGTGTATACCTTTTATTCTGCAGGTATGTTGTTGCACATGTACATCGGTCAGGACAACAAATTCTGCACGCTATTTTCACTTCGAGAAGTTTAGTGTGTGGGGTGAATTGATCGAATCATGAGTTGGGGATAGAACATGTAAAATTCtagttgtttttatatataatggTTGTGAATGTCTTTTTAAATTGTAATATTATAGATGTTTGTGGTTGTGGgctgttttaattttatgaaaaaataattttttgtttagccTCAAATCTCAATTTGTAGGtgatttcagtttttaatttttttttataaaaatagttGGCATATTGGGCACCATAACAATAAATGTGCTAACGTGGGTGGCAGCCGTCATCCAACAACTTTAGATGACAACTTTGTTAGAACTGAGCACAAAAAGACCTTTATTTGTGCGTACACTTTTCAGCACAACATACTTTATTGTGCTCGTTGATCAAAGGCAACGCCTATAGAGAGAAATATAGTTGCTGCACTGTTGCTATTGGTCTTTGGGCATAATTGTTGGTGCTCTTTGGCCTCAAAGGGTACATATAATTTATTATGTGCAGTGCCCATATCTTTTGTAGTGTGCAGGTCTGGTAGCTCTGGAGAGAAGACAGAGCGTTAAAAATTGTGGATTAATCGGTAGAGTCCATTCAGAAGGATAAGTAATGCAACGCATTCAAGTTGGCTTTTTATGCGTGGAAGAAGATTTGAAGGACCGACCAACCATGTCAGCCTTTTTTTGTCGAGTGTGGTGTAAAATCTCCTCCATCTCCTAAACAGCCTGCATTTGTCTTCAGAAAAAGTTCATGCGATGATGATGCGGATCTATTAATTCAAAAAGGGTCAGGTTCTATAACGACTTAACAATAACTGCATTTGAAGCTCGTTAGTTGTTAATGATGCAGGCTATTTGAAGCGTGTTCCGAAGGGGTTAGATAATGCACGTGTTCTTACCGGTAAGAAGACTGTAAATATTGAGCTCATATATTGAACATGTTCTTACCCCCacttataaaaataattatgtaATTCTCcccaaaaatttattaaatctATCATTTTAGTCCTAATTTTATTACCCAATCAGGATCTAAATAATTTGATTCTTGTCATCCTcaaactgccacgtggcagcacccCAACACCCCAACACCCCtcacttttctctctttttgccCCTTACCCCgtgacttcttctccttatTCTTTCTGTCTCTGCTTTCtctcccttctttcttctctccctctttcaccgagacacacacacacatacacacacccgCAGCTGCACAACCATCTGCGAGGAAGACGCCATCACCATCTTTGGTAGTCCGATGGCTTGGGCCTCTGATCGTCTAATTCTCTATTGCCCTCGCAGTTGCTGTGATTGTGCCAAGGGTTTGATACATGCATCTGCCAAGAAAATGTTACTGAAAGCTTTGCTTGTTGTGTCCCTCCTCTTCCCATTTTGCACTTCCATTGACACCATAGAAATGGACCAACATGTAAAGGATGGTGATCTTCTGGTGTCCAAAGAAAACATCTTCGCATTAGGGTTCTTCAGCCCCAGAAACTCCAGCTCCAGGTACGTCGGAATTTGGTATGCTCAAAAAGATCGAAAGGCAGTGGTTTGGGTAGCAAACAGAAACGACCCCATCAACGATACCTCCGGTGTCCTAACTATAGACAGGTATGGGAGACTGCTTCTTTATTCTAACAATATGCAGAACATTCCTGTGTGGTCTACAAATGTGACGGTTCAAACTGCGAGCACTAGTTGCAGGGCTCAGCTTTTAGATTCTGGAAATTTAGTTATTTTCCGGGATAATAAAAGCAAAAACTTTATGTGGCAGAGTTTTGATTATCCTACAGATACTCAACTTCCGGGTATGAAACTAGGCGTGAATTGGAATTTGGGGATAGAATGGGTCTTAACATCTTGGAAGTCACAGGATGACCCTGGAACTGGGGAATACACCGAAAGGCTCTATTCCAATCAGACCGCCACCCCCcagttttttactttttataaaGGTTTGACTCCGTATTGGCGAGCTGGTACAGTGGACCCGCGTAATTTTGTCAGTAATCAGGACGAAAtgtatttcttttttaaaaacgATAGCACTTCAATAAGGTCGGTGTTGAAGGATTCTGGGTCACTGCAAATCCTCGAGTGGAGCAATGCGAATAGAGAATGGAAGGAACTATGGTCTGCGCCAAAATATCGGTGTGACCTGTATGGAGAGTGCGGTGCCAACAGCAAATGTAGCCCTgacaatttcaatttttttgggtGTGAGTGTCTGCCAGGGTATGAACCGAAGTCTGTCAATGATTGGAAGATGAGAAATGGTTCGGACGGGTGTGTGAGTAAACGAGTTGCGGTATCAAAGTGTAGGAACGGAGAAGGGTTCATGAAAGTGGCACAAGTTAAAGATCCAGACACAACGAAAGCAGCACGGCTGGAAAAAGGTATTAGTGTCAAAGAGTGTAAGCAGGTGTGCTTAAGCAATTGTTCTTGCACTGCATATATGGTCATAGAATCTGAAGGGCCCAGTGATTGCTTGACATGGTATGGTGAGTTGCTGGACATTTTAGTGCACACACAGGGAGGGCGAGATCTACATGTACGTGTGGACAAAATCGAATTAGGTACCACTTCTTGCCATGGAAAAGTTGCATTATAAATTTTTGGAATTTGTGGAACTTGCTGTACTAttggttttgttattttttaatcCTTTATCCCACTCTTATGTGTAGCTGAAAATTCCAGAAACTCGAAAGGTTTTCTTAGAAGGAGGGGTATGCTGGCTGTTCTGATGTTGTCTGTTCTTCTAGCATTGGTACTGATGGTTGCGTTGACCTGTTGGAGGATTAGGAAACAGAGGAAGACAAAAGGTAAGAAGTACTCAGCGATTTTGAATTCTCGAACGGTTTCATCAAATAAAAACactccatttgtaatgcttgtgCAGTTTGTAAATCACATCGAAGCACTGCAATTAGATGGAATCCATATGCGTGAGCTCGATGTAAAACTTATATTTCTATATCGTTTGTCAATGAAAATAGAACAGTGAGAAGAAAATGCAGACAGTGATTTCTTTTATTGTTAACAGTTGAGATCGAAGAAACTAGGAGACATCCCGAATGGCAATTTTTCCATCTGAGAACGATAATTGCAGCTACAAACAACTTCTCTCCAGTCCAAAAACTTGGCCAAGGTGGTTTTGGCACTGTTTATAAGGTTAGTCCCACTTTCGAAGAGTTACAAATTTCATTACTAAAGAATAATCACAACATAATGGCTTGATAAAATAAGCGATGATTATGTGGAAGCTTAATGATAAAACTGAATAAAAACTTCAGGGTGTGTTACGAAATAATCAGAATATTGCTGTAAAAAGATTATCCAGAACTTCAGGACAAGGAGTTGAAGAATTCAAAAATGAAGTTGCGCTGATAGCGAGATTTCAACACAGGAATCTTGTGAAACTTTTAGGCTGTTGCATAAAGGGAGAAGAAAGGATGTTAGTCCTGGAATACTTGCCGAACAAAAGCTTGGACTACTTTCTTTTCGGTATGTCTATAGAGGAAAGATTCCTTTGTTCACGCCATTTCTCAAACCAAGAAGCATATCTTAGTCGAATATGTCACATTTATCTGCACAATTAAAGCCAAATATCTTGATGCAGATCACACGAAAAAGTCCTTGCTGGATTGGCAAAAGCGATTCGAAATCATCAATGGGGTTGCTCGTGGGGTTTTGTatcttcaccaggattcaagaCTTAGGATTATTCACAGGGATCTAAAAACCAGCAATGTCCTTCTAGACGCTGAGATGAACCCAAAAATATCAGATTTCGGCATGGCAAGAATCTTCCATGGGGACCAACTCCAGGATACGACCAACAAAGTTGTCGGAACATAGTAAGAATCGTTATAAACTCACCTTCCATTAGCTCTTTCATCTCTTACTATTCTTTGGCTgtaatgttttattttctttatatgCATAATACAGTGGCTATATGTCACTGGAGTATGCAGTATTTGGGAGATTTTCAACCAAATCGGACATTTTTAGTTTTGGGGTCATATTATTGGAGATTGTAAGTGGCAAGAAAAACAACGGTTTCTATCAAGCGGATCATTTCGTAAACTTAATAGGACATGTGAGTAACACAAATTTTGCAAACAACCAACCCTTTTTATTTACTCATCCCATACATGTTTGAAATGAACTGTAAACTACAGGTTTGGCAGTTGTGGAGTGAAGACAGAGCCTTAGAAATTGTGGATTCGTCATTGGAGTCATACGCGCCCGACGAAGCCATGAGATGCATTCAGGTCGGGCTCTTGTGTGTCGAAGAAGAGTCGAAGAACAGACCATCCATGTCAGCTGTTGTTTTTATGTTGAGCGGCGAAGCATCTGCTCCATCTCCTCAGCAGCCTGCATTTGCCTTGAGAAAAAATTCATGCGGCGATGCTGTTGTTCCGTCAGTTTCCGAAGGATCGTGTTCTATCAACGATGTGACAATAACTAAATTCGAAGGTCGATAACTAAATTCTGATGTCATCTGTGATAAAACATGGTCTTTCGGGAACTGAATCATATACGTTGAAATGAGACTTCAGATATATAGGCTATTTCATACATTTTCAAATACCTCTTGGATGTATCTAATAATACAGAACTCTTTCCAACAGTTATGTCTCCTAATCAAAACGTTTtgaatattaattaaaaacttaatccaAAACTAAAATCAGTTAATATGCTAATTAAAATTACACCTATTGGAGACCTTGTGTTCTTG
This genomic interval from Malus domestica chromosome 05, GDT2T_hap1 contains the following:
- the LOC103408826 gene encoding transcription factor MYB4-like — its product is MAKRTRGCEKTVAVKKGPWSPEEDQKLVAYIQRYGIWNWSQMPKPAGLARSGKSCRLRWVNYLRPDIKRGNFSKDEEETILELHQAIGNRWSAIAARLPGRTDNEIKNHWNTHMKKRFEAAIESVHEEAKGFGDKEASKNKLSETEQLFLVDEATRASSSKMETTSSTSASSRLFCPVWEFGDRKGQIAEQSICASGVTFGDLQSLDSPVWQQEPIFPCDSYINHATSDYWVSLINKTG
- the LOC103408823 gene encoding G-type lectin S-receptor-like serine/threonine-protein kinase RKS1 isoform X1; amino-acid sequence: MAWASDRLILYCPRSCCDCAKGLIHASAKKMLLKALLVVSLLFPFCTSIDTIEMDQHVKDGDLLVSKENIFALGFFSPRNSSSRYVGIWYAQKDRKAVVWVANRNDPINDTSGVLTIDRYGRLLLYSNNMQNIPVWSTNVTVQTASTSCRAQLLDSGNLVIFRDNKSKNFMWQSFDYPTDTQLPGMKLGVNWNLGIEWVLTSWKSQDDPGTGEYTERLYSNQTATPQFFTFYKGLTPYWRAGTVDPRNFVSNQDEMYFFFKNDSTSIRSVLKDSGSLQILEWSNANREWKELWSAPKYRCDLYGECGANSKCSPDNFNFFGCECLPGYEPKSVNDWKMRNGSDGCVSKRVAVSKCRNGEGFMKVAQVKDPDTTKAARLEKGISVKECKQVCLSNCSCTAYMVIESEGPSDCLTWYGELLDILVHTQGGRDLHVRVDKIELAENSRNSKGFLRRRGMLAVLMLSVLLALVLMVALTCWRIRKQRKTKVEIEETRRHPEWQFFHLRTIIAATNNFSPVQKLGQGGFGTVYKGVLRNNQNIAVKRLSRTSGQGVEEFKNEVALIARFQHRNLVKLLGCCIKGEERMLVLEYLPNKSLDYFLFDHTKKSLLDWQKRFEIINGVARGVLYLHQDSRLRIIHRDLKTSNVLLDAEMNPKISDFGMARIFHGDQLQDTTNKVVGTYGYMSLEYAVFGRFSTKSDIFSFGVILLEIVSGKKNNGFYQADHFVNLIGHVWQLWSEDRALEIVDSSLESYAPDEAMRCIQVGLLCVEEESKNRPSMSAVVFMLSGEASAPSPQQPAFALRKNSCGDAVVPSVSEGSCSINDVTITKFEGR
- the LOC103408823 gene encoding G-type lectin S-receptor-like serine/threonine-protein kinase RKS1 isoform X6, with protein sequence MAWASDRLILYCPRSCCDCAKGLIHASAKKMLLKALLVVSLLFPFCTSIDTIEMDQHVKDGDLLVSKENIFALGFFSPRNSSSRYVGIWYAQKDRKAVVWVANRNDPINDTSGVLTIDRYGRLLLYSNNMQNIPVWSTNVTVQTASTSCRAQLLDSGNLVIFRDNKSKNFMWQSFDYPTDTQLPGMKLGVNWNLGIEWVLTSWKSQDDPGTGEYTERLYSNQTATPQFFTFYKGLTPYWRAGTVDPRNFVSNQDEMYFFFKNDSTSIRSVLKDSGSLQILEWSNANREWKELWSAPKYRCDLYGECGANSKCSPDNFNFFGCECLPGYEPKSVNDWKMRNGSDGCVSKRVAVSKCRNGEGFMKVAQVKDPDTTKAARLEKGISVKECKQVCLSNCSCTAYMVIESEGPSDCLTWYGELLDILVHTQGGRDLHVRVDKIELAENSRNSKGFLRRRGMLAVLMLSVLLALVLMVALTCWRIRKQRKTKVEIEETRRHPEWQFFHLRTIIAATNNFSPVQKLGQGGFGTVYKGVLRNNQNIAVKRLSRTSGQGVEEFKNEVALIARFQHRNLVKLLGCCIKGEERMLVLEYLPNKSLDYFLFDHTKKSLLDWQKRFEIINGVARGVLYLHQDSRLRIIHRDLKTSNVLLDAEMNPKISDFGMARIFHGDQLQDTTNKVVGT
- the LOC103408823 gene encoding G-type lectin S-receptor-like serine/threonine-protein kinase RKS1 isoform X2 encodes the protein MAWASDRLILYCPRSCCDCAKGLIHASAKKMLLKALLVVSLLFPFCTSIDTIEMDQHVKDGDLLVSKENIFALGFFSPRNSSSRYVGIWYAQKDRKAVVWVANRNDPINDTSGVLTIDRYGRLLLYSNNMQNIPVWSTNVTVQTASTSCRAQLLDSGNLVIFRDNKSKNFMWQSFDYPTDTQLPGMKLGVNWNLGIEWVLTSWKSQDDPGTGEYTERLYSNQTATPQFFTFYKGLTPYWRAGTVDPRNFVSNQDEMYFFFKNDSTSIRSVLKDSGSLQILEWSNANREWKELWSAPKYRCDLYGECGANSKCSPDNFNFFGCECLPGYEPKSVNDWKMRNGSDGCVSKRVAVSKCRNGEGFMKVAQVKDPDTTKAARLEKGISVKECKQVCLSNCSCTAYMVIESEGPSDCLTWYGELLDILVHTQGGRDLHVRVDKIELAENSRNSKGFLRRRGMLAVLMLSVLLALVLMVALTCWRIRKQRKTKVEIEETRRHPELQFFHLRTIIAATNNFSPVQKLGQGGFGTVYKGVLRNNQNIAVKRLSRASGQGVEEFKNEVALIARLQHRNLVKLLGCCIKGEERMLVLEYLPNKSLDYFLFDHTKKSLLDWQKRFEIINGVARGVLYLHQDSRLRIIHRDLKTSNVLLDAEMNPKISDFGMARIFHGDQLQDTTNRVVGTYGYMSPEYAVFGRFSTKSDVFSFGVILLEIVSGKKNNGFYQADHFVNLIGHVWQLWSEDRALEIVDSSLESYAPDEAMRCIQVGLLCVEEESKNRPSMSAVVFMLSGEASAPSPQQPAFSLRKNSCGDAVVPSVSEGSCSINDVTITKFEGR
- the LOC103408823 gene encoding G-type lectin S-receptor-like serine/threonine-protein kinase RKS1 isoform X5, with translation MLLKALLVVSLLFPFCTSIDTIEMDQHVKDGDLLVSKENIFALGFFSPRNSSSRYVGIWYAQKDRKAVVWVANRNDPINDTSGVLTIDRYGRLLLYSNNMQNIPVWSTNVTVQTASTSCRAQLLDSGNLVIFRDNKSKNFMWQSFDYPTDTQLPGMKLGVNWNLGIEWVLTSWKSQDDPGTGEYTERLYSNQTATPQFFTFYKGLTPYWRAGTVDPRNFVSNQDEMYFFFKNDSTSIRSVLKDSGSLQILEWSNANREWKELWSAPKYRCDLYGECGANSKCSPDNFNFFGCECLPGYEPKSVNDWKMRNGSDGCVSKRVAVSKCRNGEGFMKVAQVKDPDTTKAARLEKGISVKECKQVCLSNCSCTAYMVIESEGPSDCLTWYGELLDILVHTQGGRDLHVRVDKIELAENSRNSKGFLRRRGMLAVLMLSVLLALVLMVALTCWRIRKQRKTKVEIEETRRHPEWQFFHLRTIIAATNNFSPVQKLGQGGFGTVYKGVLRNNQNIAVKRLSRTSGQGVEEFKNEVALIARFQHRNLVKLLGCCIKGEERMLVLEYLPNKSLDYFLFDHTKKSLLDWQKRFEIINGVARGVLYLHQDSRLRIIHRDLKTSNVLLDAEMNPKISDFGMARIFHGDQLQDTTNKVVGTYGYMSLEYAVFGRFSTKSDIFSFGVILLEIVSGKKNNGFYQADHFVNLIGHVWQLWSEDRALEIVDSSLESYAPDEAMRCIQVGLLCVEEESKNRPSMSAVVFMLSGEASAPSPQQPAFALRKNSCGDAVVPSVSEGSCSINDVTITKFEGR